The proteins below come from a single Microbacterium sp. SLBN-154 genomic window:
- a CDS encoding glutaredoxin family protein, which yields MMATVTVYSTGPGCIRCTLTCRALAAVGIDFRVVDLSTDAAAVELVTRTLGHSQAPVVVVDQHPDMHWSGFRPDLFTQLAARIDSEPDGGPTAGSPIGRV from the coding sequence ATGATGGCGACCGTCACCGTGTACTCCACAGGTCCTGGCTGCATTCGTTGCACCTTGACGTGTCGGGCATTGGCGGCAGTAGGAATCGACTTCCGAGTTGTCGACCTCTCAACCGACGCTGCGGCGGTGGAGCTGGTGACTCGAACACTCGGCCATTCGCAGGCGCCCGTAGTCGTCGTCGATCAGCATCCCGACATGCACTGGTCGGGGTTCCGGCCCGACCTGTTCACTCAGCTCGCCGCTCGTATCGACAGCGAACCGGACGGTGGCCCGACAGCGGGCTCGCCAATCGGGCGGGTTTGA
- a CDS encoding helix-turn-helix transcriptional regulator: MTNTSTGKANADERRLLTPAEVAAKLGVTENALAIWRYYRRGPNFFKLGRAVRYDALEVEQFKEDNAQICRHDIRNLRRR, encoded by the coding sequence ATGACGAACACATCAACGGGGAAGGCCAATGCAGACGAGCGTCGGCTACTCACCCCCGCTGAGGTCGCTGCCAAGCTCGGTGTGACCGAGAATGCACTTGCGATCTGGCGCTATTACCGACGGGGCCCGAACTTCTTCAAGCTAGGGCGAGCGGTGCGCTACGACGCCTTGGAAGTCGAGCAGTTCAAGGAAGACAACGCTCAGATCTGTCGGCACGACATCCGCAACCTTCGGCGGCGATGA